A genomic stretch from Theobroma cacao cultivar B97-61/B2 chromosome 4, Criollo_cocoa_genome_V2, whole genome shotgun sequence includes:
- the LOC108661792 gene encoding proteasome assembly chaperone 4 produces the protein MMMMSSSGKQSESEAASKAGAASVEDGVGGVQVTTFSELVDDVTLHFQIIHLPKQIFAWIGCNSAKFGDLYAAAPTRPKNSVSVASILGGASDNTGSGIARRLVIKTGLNVIVACNMPKNSPMLEANAEKKLVEKLIALGYSRPKSPGPGLSS, from the exons atgatgatgatgtctTCTTCTGGTAAACAATCGGAGTCTGAGGCAGCTTCGAAAGCAGGCGCTGCTTCCGTTGAAGACGGCGTTGGCGGCGTGCAAGTCACGACTTTCTCAGAGCTCGTGGATGATGTCACCCTCCACTTTCAGATCATTCACCTCCCTAAACAG ATATTTGCATGGATTGGCTGTAACTCTGCTAAATTCGGTGACTTGTATGCCGCCGCTCCTACACGACCT AAAAATAGTGTGAGCGTGGCTTCCATTCTTGGAGGTGCTTCAGACAACACTGGCTCTGGAATCGCTCGACGATTAG TGATAAAGACTGGTCTCAATGTAATCGTGGCTTGCAATATGCCAAAGAATAGCCCCATGCTTGAG GCAAATGCTGAAAAGAAGTTGGTGGAGAAGCTGATTGCCCTGGGCTACTCAAGGCCCAAATCTCCAGGGCCAGGGTTGTCTTCCTAG
- the LOC18603749 gene encoding MATH domain and coiled-coil domain-containing protein At3g58370 — MANQISSNPDELARSISEAAPSHYTLKIQSFSLLTKNDIDKYESGEFEAGGYKWKLILHPGGNKSRNVKEHLSFYLTLADASFLFRNNWEVHAYFRLFLLDQRSDNYLIVHDATGKARRFHRLKYQWGFDQFIPIRTFNDVSNGYLLDDSCVFGAEVFVTKETSSGKGECLSMVKDAISSKHVWKIENFSILESEYHESQEFFAGDQKWKIQLYPKGRRHGSGTHISLYLTLADSATLTAASKIFAEFTLRIQDQQQSRHIAGKVSHWFSASSPESGWAKFASLVYFHHSGTGCLVKDICVVEAEVTVNAIANSL; from the exons ATGGCTAATCAAATCTCCAGCAACCCAGACG AACTTGCAAGATCTATATCAGAGGCAGCACCGAGCCATTACACACTAAAGATACAGTCATTTTCGTTACTTACAAAGAATGACATAGACAAATATGAATCTGGAGAGTTTGAAGCTGGTGGATACAAATG GAAACTGATCCTGCACCCAGGAGGCAACAAAAGCAGGAATGTGAAAGAGCACCTTTCTTTCTACTTGACGTTGGCTGATGCTAGTTTTCTCTTTCGTAATAACTGGGAGGTCCACGCTTATTTCCGGTTGTTCTTGCTTGATCAGCGCAGCGACAACTACTTGATAGTTCATG ATGCCACGGGAAAAGCCAGGCGGTTTCACAGATTAAAGTATCAATGGGGATTCGATCAGTTCATCCCAATTAGAACTTTTAATGATGTTTCGAATGGATACCTGCTGGATGACTCTTGTGTATTTGGAGCTGAAGTGTTTGTTACCAAGGAAACGAGCTCCGGAAAAGGAGAGTGCTTATCAATGGTAAAAGATGCCATCAGCTCCAAGCATGTTTGGAAGATTGAAAACTTTTCCATATTAGAGTCAGAATACCATGAATCACAGGAATTTTTTGCTGGCGATCAGAAATG GAAAATACAGCTTTATCCAAAAGGACGACGACATGGATCAGGCACTCATATCTCCCTGTATTTGACTTTGGCAGATTCAGCAACTCTTACGGCTGCTTCTAAAATATTTGCAGAGTTCACTTTGCGTATCCAGGATCAACAACAGAGCAGGCACATTGCTGGAAAAG TAAGTCACTGGTTTAGTGCCTCAAGCCCAGAAAGCGGGTGGGCAAAATTTGCTTCCTTGGTGTACTTCCATCATTCAGGCACTGGCTGCCTAGTGAAGGATATCTGCGTTGTGGAAGCAGAGGTGACCGTCAATGCAATTGCTAATTCATTGTAA
- the LOC18603748 gene encoding protein GFS12, whose protein sequence is MEEKETCFECLERRIKSDWSDQLVFCYGISDSPLPFGYSAVVQFSCSNSASQFILSYIPSNPHHCFSKYLDQHMIQNGEETEVSSVTGNTNLSHFLLGESQFLSTRMGYECCACNHSAKFSCLRTIPALAPLAHVGNSSHSSFQEVASSFLSGTLEDHILSSINLLIQGKASGRDSINYMRLLGIPSFDETSVPGCLRHPNIAPVLGLLKSPGYINLVLPKTPYTLENILHYSPNALKSDWHVRFLMYQLLSALTYLHSLGIHHGSICPSNVMLTHSCWAWLRIWDNPRLGCNLSFKHGKYGANYTPSRLGCCTEGCSSQGLYADLKLSPSLDCNSQFNRWWRGELSNFEYLLFLNKLAGRRWGDHTFHPVMPWVIDFSTKPSEDSDSGWRDLSKSKWRLAKGDEQLDFTYSTSEVPHHVSDECLSELAVCSYKARRLPLSVLRMAVRAVYEPNEYPSTMQRLYQWTPDECIPEFYCDPQIFYSQHSSMTDLAVPSWAGSPEKFIKLHRDALESNRVSCQIHHWIDITFGYKLSGQAAVAAKNVMLSSSEPTKPRSIGRRQLFSRPHPARRGAMEETRDRLKQSAVCHQANEMDNEKSCPYKTACLQELEEASLFSEHARHLSPLYYLDQENLLKQSSSLKEAQSENLEKSASNPHDISNYCGFPFDVDFSYLLEHIEVQDDDSIGYQELMHWRQKSYLSRTSSIDAAKDIFSVGCLLAELYLRRPLFDSTSLAMYLERGILPGLMQELPSHAKEIIEACIEREWMRRPSAKSLLESPYFPSTVKSVYLFTAPLQLMVKDGSRLHYAANFAKQGALKAMGTLAAEMCAPYCLPLAVAPLSDSEAEWAYILLKEFIKCLTPEAVKASVLPAIQKILQTTGYSHLKVSLLQDSFVREIWNQIGKQAYLEIIHPLVISNLYISPHKSSAAAASVLLICSSEELGVPITVHQTILPLIHCFGKGLCPDGIDVLVRIGGLLGETFIVRQMLPLLKHVAHSCIGVSCMNKPEPVHSWSGLALIDCLLTLDGLVAFLPREAVVKDLIEDKSCLHVLALMQTNIEITVLQVAATTLMAICQRIGPELTAVHVLPQLKELFDELAFSQESFNGSGSTGKTSKVSKSKVNGEFQIESRMDLVLLLYPSFASLLGIEKLRQSCATWLLLEQFLLRFHNWKWEYTGESSRSIENVVAKVSALSKGSTSDYSPAKLLLNGVGWSIPQSQGIRGAKNLMPQRRLPNAHQSSVQTHETSSNHFKSEPWFWFPSPAASWDGSDLLGRFGCPKDEFPWKIRASVLSSVRAHQGALRSLAVCQDENIVFTAGIGLGFKGTVQKWDLTRINCVSGYYGHEEVVNDICLLSLSGKIASCDGTIHVWNSQTGKLISLFSEPSPDSLHLATPLSSPSKISADHVDMLNSNTLSSGVLTSPFDGSLYTCMHYLEHVEKLVVGTGNGSLRFIDVSQGRKLHLWKGEFSESSFPSLVSSICSCGSDREQRNGGSASWIAAGLSSGHCRLFDVRSGNVIACWRAHDGFVTKLAAPEEHLLVSSSLDRTLRIWDLRRNLPTPITFKGHGDGVSAFSVWGQDVISISRNKIGLSSLAKSADEDGQHRIIPQKLYSSDNGSRNMSVLSSISIIPFSRLFLVGTEDGYLRICC, encoded by the exons atggaagaaaaagaaacgtGCTTCGAATGCCTTGAACGCCGAATCAAGTCGGATTGGTCCGATCAGCTAGTGTTTTGCTATGGCATCTCGGATTCTCCTCTCCCCTTTGGCTACTCCGCTGTCGTTCAGTTCTCTTGTAGTAATTCTGCTTCTCAATTCATCTTGTCCTATATTCCTTCTAATCCGCACCATTGCTTCTCTAAATACCT TGATCAACATATGATCCAAAATGGAGAAGAAACAGAGGTCAGTTCAGTAACTGGAAACACTAATTTATCACATTTTTTGTTGGGTGAATCTCAGTTTCTGTCTACTAGGATGGGATATGAATGTTGTGCTTGTAACCATTCTGCTAAATTCTCTTGCTTAAGAACAATTCCTGCTTTGGCCCCACTTGCTCATGTTGGTAATTCTTCTCATTCTAGTTTTCAAGAGGTTGCTTCTAGCTTCCTATCTGGGACTTTGGAAGATCACATATTGTCCTCTATTAATCTTCTTATTCAAGGAAAAGCTTCTGGGAGAGACAGTATAAATTATATGCGTCTACTTGGGATTCCTTCATTTGATGAGACTAGTGTCCCAGGTTGCCTCAGGCATCCCAACATAGCACCTGTTCTTGGATTACTAAAATCACCTGGCTATATTAATTTAGTGCTTCCCAAAACTCCATATACTTTGGAGAATATTCTTCATTACAGCCCAAATGCCTTGAAGTCAGATTGGCATGTGAGGTTTTTGATGTACCAGCTGCTGTCTGCCCTTACTTACTTACATTCATTAGGGATTCATCATGGCAGTATATGCCCATCCAATGTGATGCTCACTCATTCATGCTGGGCTTGGCTGCGCATTTGGGATAACCCTAGGTTAGGATGCAATTTAAGTTTCAAACATGGGAAATACGGCGCTAACTATACTCCTTCAAGGTTAGGTTGTTGCACAGAAGGTTGTTCTTCTCAAGGATTATATGCTGATTTGAAGCTTTCCCCATCTTTAGATTGCAATTCTCAATTCAATAGATGGTGGAGGGGAGAGCTGAGTAATTTTGAGTATTTGCTTTTCTTAAACAAATTGGCTGGGAGAAGGTGGGGGGACCACACATTTCATCCAGTAATGCCATGGGTAATAGATTTTAGCACAAAACCCAGTGAGGACTCCGATTCAGGGTGGCGGGATTTAAGCAAGAGTAAATGGCGGTTGGCAAAAGGTGATGAGCAGTTGGATTTCACATATTCAACTTCTGAAGTTCCACACCATGTCTCAGATGAGTGTCTATCAGAATTGGCTGTCTGCAGCTATAAAGCAAGGAGGTTGCCTTTAAGTGTCCTGCGGATGGCTGTTCGTGCTGTCTATGAACCTAATGAGTACCCTTCTACCATGCAAAGACTTTATCAATGGACACCTGATGAGTGCATCCCCGAATTTTACTGTGATcctcaaatattttattctcaacATTCTAGTATGACTGATCTGGCTGTTCCATCATGGGCAGGTAGTCCtgaaaaattcattaaattgcaCCGAGATGCTTTAGAGAGCAATCGAGTCTCATGTCAAATCCATCATTGGATTGACATTACTTTTGGATATAAATTGTCAGGGCAAGCAGCTGTTGCTGCAAAAAATGTTATGCTGTCTTCATCAGAGCCCACAAAGCCAAGGTCAATTGGACGCCGCCAGCTCTTTTCTCGACCACATCCTGCACGTCGAGGAGCTATGGAGGAAACACGTGATAGATTAAAACAGTCAGCTGTTTGTCACCAAGCAAATGAAATGGATAATGAGAAATCTTGTCCTTATAAAACTGCCTGTTTACAGGAGTTGGAAGAAGCATCTTTATTTTCTGAACATGCACGACATTTGAGTCCTCTCTATTACCTTGATCAAGAAAACCTTCTGAAGCAAAGCTCTTCTTTAAAAGAGGCACAAAGTGAGAATTTGGAGAAAAGTGCATCAAATCCACATGATATTAGCAATTACTGTGGGTTTCCATTTGATGTTGATTTTAGTTATCTTCTTGAGCATATAGAAGTACAGGATGACGATTCCATAGGATATCAAGAGTTAATGCATTGGAGGCAGAAATCATATTTATCAAGGACTTCCTCCATAGATGCTGCAAAGGACATATTTTCTGTGGGTTGTCTCTTAGCTGAACTTTACTTGAGGAGGCCACTGTTCGATTCAACTTCATTAGCCATGTACTTGGAAAGAGGTATTTTACCTGGATTGATGCAGGAACTTCCTTCTCATGCTaaagaaataattgaagcTTGCATTGAGAGGGAATGGATGAG GAGGCCTTCTGCCAAAAGTCTATTGGAATCTCCATATTTCCCTTCAACAGTGAAGTCTGTCTACTTGTTTACTGCCCCTCTTCAACTTATGGTGAAAGATGGATCCCGACTTCATTATGCGGCAAATTTTGCAAAGCAAGGAGCACTGAAAGCAATGGGAACTCTTGCAGCTGAAATGTGTGCTCCATACTGTTTACCACTTGCTGTAGCTCCTTTGTCTGACTCTGAAGCTGAATGGGCTTACATACTGCTGAAAGAATTCATAAAATGTTTGACTCCAGAAGCAGTAAAGGCATCAGTATTGCCTGCTATTCAGAAGATTCTGCAG ACCACAGGTTATTCTCATTTGAAGGTTTCTCTTCTTCAAGACTCATTTGTTCGAGAGATATGGAACCAAATTGGTAAACAAGCATATCTGGAAATAATACATCCTTTGGTCATATCAAATCTATACATTTCTCCTCACAAGAGTTCAGCAGCTGCTGCTTCTGTTCTGCTTATTTGCTCAAGTGAAGAGCTTGGTGTGCCTATCACAGTTCATCAG ACGATCCTGCCTCTGATTCACTGCTTTGGCAAGGGACTATGCCCTGATGGAATTGATGTGCTGGTCAGAATTG GTGGTCTTTTGGGAGAGACCTTTATTGTCAGACAGATGCTACCACTGCTTAAACATGTTGCTCATTCTTGTATTGGTGTTTCTTGTATGAATAAGCCGGAGCCTGTGCATAGCTGGAGTGGTTTAGCACTTATTGATTGTCTATTGACATTGGATGGTCTGGTAGCCTTCTTACCAAGAGAAGCAGTTGTAAAAGACCTAATTGAA GATAAGAGTTGCCTACATGTTCTGGCACTTATGCAGACAAATATAGAGATTACAGTGCTTCAG GTTGCTGCTACAACTTTAATGGCAATATGTCAGCGGATTGGACCAGAGCTGACAGCAGTTCATGTCCTGCCACAACTTAAGGAGCTTTTCGATGAGCTGGCCTTCTCACAAGAAAGTTTCAATGGATCTGGTTCTACTGGTAAAACCTCGAAggtttcaaaatcaaaagttaATGGAGAGTTTCAAATAGAGAGTCGCATGGATCTTGT GTTGCTTCTGTATCCTTCTTTTGCTTCTCTACTTGGAATAGAGAAACTTCGTCAGAGTTGTGCTACATGGTTGCTTCTTGAGCAATTTCTTCTACGTTTTCACAACTGGAAG TGGGAATATACAGGAGAATCATCTCGAAGTATAGAGAATGTAGTTGCTAAAGTGTCTGCATTAAGCAAGGGGTCAACATCTGATTACAGTCCTGCTAAACTGTTACTTAATGGGGTCGGCTGGTCAATTCCACAATCACAAGGAATCAGAGGCGCCAAAAACTTGATGCCGCAGAGACGTTTGCCCAATGCTCATCAGAGTTCAGTCCAAACACATGAAACATCTTCAAACCATTTTAAAAGTGAACCGTGGTTTTGGTTCCCTAGTCCAGCTGCTAGCTGGGATGGCTCTGACCTCCTTGGACGCTTTGGGTGTCCCAAAGATGAATTTCCATGGAAGATAAGAGCATCTGTTTTATCCTCAGTTCGCGCACATCAAGGGGCATTGAGATCTTTAGCAGTTTGCCAAGATGAAAATATAGTTTTCACTGCAGGCATTGGTCTAGGGTTCAAAGGAACTGTTCAGAAGTGGGATTTGACAAGAATAAATTGTGTATCTGGATATTATGGTCATGAGGAG GTTGTAAATGACATATGTCTCTTGTCATTGAGTGGAAAAATAGCATCTTGTGATGGAACTATACATGTTTGGAATAGCCAAACAGGGAAGCTGATATCACTATTCTCAGAACCATCCCCAGATTCCCTGCATCTTGCAACCCCTTTATCTTCTCCATCAAAGATCAGCGCTGACCATGTTGATATGTTGAATTCAAACACATTATCAAGCGGAGTACTGACTAGTCCATTTGATGGAAGCTTGTACACTTGCATGCACTATTTAGAGCATGTTGAAAAGCTTGTGGTGGGCACCGGAAATGGTTCTCTTAG ATTTATTGATGTTTCCCAAGGACGAAAGCTTCATTTATGGAAGGGTGAATTCAGTGaatcttcttttccttctcttgTCTCTTCCATATGCTCATGTGGGTCTGACAGAGAGCAAAGAAATGGAGGTTCTGCTTCATGGATTGCAGCTGGATTAAGTTCTGGTCACTGTCGGTTATTTGATGTGAGGAGTGGGAATGTTATTGCCTGCTGGAGGGCTCATGATGGATTTGTGACGAAG TTGGCTGCCCCAGAAGAGCATTTACTTGTTTCCAGCTCCCTTGACAGGACTCTGAGAATTTGGGACTTGAGGAG AAATTTACCCACACCTATCACTTTCAAAGGACATGGCGATGGAGTATCTGCTTTCTCTGTGTGGGGGCAGGATGTTATTTCAATTTCCAGAAATAAGATTGGACTTTCCTCATTAGCTAAATCTGCTGATGAA GATGGGCAACATCGAATCATACCTCAAAAACTCTATTCCTCGGATAATGGAAGCAGAAACATGTCAGTGCTGTCCAGCATAAGTATAATACCCTTCTCAAGGCTGTTTCTAGTTGGAACAGAAGATGGTTATCTCAGAATCTGTTGTTAG
- the LOC18603751 gene encoding beta-xylosidase/alpha-L-arabinofuranosidase 1, which yields MLGFDIAEFAFCDKSLPYEVRAKDLVDRMTLAEKADQMGHGTSVGIPRIALPPYNWWSEALHGVSNTGPGTHFDSVVPGATSFPTVILTAAAFNQTLWKTIGKCVXRAMYNLGRAGLTFWSPNINVVRDPRWGRTLETPGEDPLVVGLYAVNYVRGLQDIEGQENTSDPNSRPLKVSACCKHFAAYDLDNHDGLDRYRFDAKVAEQDMIETFNKPFEMCVKDGDVSSVMCSYNRVNSIPTCADSYLLKKLVREDWNLHGYIVSDCDSIKEIVERQKWLNDTVEEASAQVLKAGLDLDCGDSYKSLVKAVKQGKVGAADMDKSLNYLYVVLMRLGFFDGIPSLASLGKNDICSEENTELAAEAARQGIVLLQNDNETLPLDPAKLKSLALIGPHANATGVMKGNYAGIPCKFISPLEAFSALGQVTYELGCDVKCSNYSTVQSAVDVAKNADATLLFVGLNLDVEAESRDRDNLLLPGYQTHLVNKVAEASKGPVILVVMAATALDISFAKINPKIKSILWVGYPGEQGGRAIADVVFGNYNPGGRLPLTWYEANYVDKLPMTSMSLRPVGKYPGRTYKFFDGTTIYPFGYGLSYTSFKYEYNSAEMSLDIKLNRLLHCHNLPYNDTNYKQNCPSVLIDDLTCDDEIAFEITVQNVGHRDGSDVVLVYSVPPEEVTGTHIKQLVGFERVFLQANESKNVKFVLNACQSLNIVDVSGYRLLPSGSHKIVVGDNVISIPVKVSYSL from the exons ATGCTTGGGTTCGATATCGCTGAATTTGCATTTTGTGATAAATCTCTTCCATACGAGGTTAGGGCCAAGGATCTAGTAGACCGAATGACCTTGGCAGAGAAGGCCGACCAAATGGGACATGGCACCAGTGTTGGTATCCCAAGGATAGCATTACCACCATACAATTGGTGGTCCGAGGCACTACATGGCGTCTCTAATACTGGACCCGGCACTCACTTTGACTCGGTTGTTCCCGGTGCAACAAGTTTTCCAACTGTTATTCTCACCGCCGCGGCCTTCAATCAGACCCTTTGGAAAACTATTGGCAAG TGTGTATNAAGAGCAATGTATAATCTAGGACGAGCAGGATTAACATTTTGGAGTCCTAACATCAATGTAGTGAGAGATCCTAGATGGGGAAGAACTCTGGAGACACCAGGAGAAGACCCATTGGTGGTTGGACTGTATGCGGTCAACTATGTAAGAGGCTTGCAAGATATTGAAGGACAAGAGAACACTAGTGATCCAAATTCTAGGCCTCTCAAAGTTTCTGCATGTTGCAAGCATTTTGCTGCTTATGATCTCGATAATCATGATGGTCTTGATCGATATCGTTTCGATGCAAAG gTGGCTGAACAAGATATGATAGAGACTTTTAATAAACCCTTTGAGATGTGTGTCAAAGATGGTGATGTTAGCAGTGTTATGTGCTCTTATAATCGTGTCAATAGCATTCCAACTTGCGCTGATTCCtatcttttgaaaaaattagtCAGAGAAGATTGGAATTTACATGG gTATATAGTATCAGATTGTGATTCTATTAAAGAAATTGTGGAAAGACAAAAATGGCTTAATGACACAGTGGAGGAAGCTTCGGCTCAAGTGCTAAAAGCAG GTTTGGATTTGGATTGTGGAGATTCCTACAAAAGTCTTGTAAAGGCAGTGAAGCAAGGAAAAGTTGGAGCGGCTGATATGGACAAGTCGCTCAATTACCTTTATGTAGTACTGATGAGGCTAGGATTTTTTGATGGAATTCCGTCCCTGGCGTCACTTGGCAAAAACGACATATGTTCAGAAGAAAATACTGAATTAGCAGCTGAAGCAGCTAGACAAGGGATTGTGCTTCTTCAGAATGATAATGAAACTTTGCCATTAGACCCTGCAAAGTTAAAATCTCTAGCACTAATTGGGCCACATGCCAATGCGACTGGAGTAATGAAAGGAAATTACGCAG GTATTCCATGCAAGTTCATTTCTCCACTTGAGGCTTTTTCTGCATTAGGACAAGTGACTTATGAATTGGGATGTGACGTGAAATGCTCGAATTATTCCACGGTGCAATCAGCCGTCGATGTCGCCAAAAATGCAGATGCTACTTTACTTTTTGTAGGCTTAAATTTAGACGTAGAGGCTGAATCGCGTGATCGAGATAATCTTCTCCTTCCTGGTTATCAAACTCATCTAGTTAATAAGGTTGCTGAAGCTTCAAAAGGTCCAGTTATTCTTGTCGTCATGGCTGCCACTGcacttgatatttcttttgCTAAAATCAACCCCAAAATCAAATCCATCTTATGGGTTGGATATCCTGGTGAACAAGGTGGTCGTGCTATTGCTGATGTTGTTTTCGGAAACTACAATCCTG GAGGGAGGTTGCCACTTACATGGTACGAGGCTAATTATGTTGATAAATTGCCGATGACTTCCATGTCTTTAAGGCCAGTTGGGAAGTATCCTGGAAGAACCTACAAGTTCTTCGATGGCACAACAATTTATCCTTTTGGTTATGGATTAAGTTATACAAGCTTCAAATATGAGTACAATTCTGCAGAAATGTCTCTTGACATAAAATTGAATAGGCTTCTTCATTGTCACAACCTGCCTTATAATGATACAAATTACAAGCAAAATTGCCCTTCAGTTCTGATTGATGATTTAACATGTGATGATGAAATTGCTTTTGAAATCACAGTACAGAATGTTGGGCATAGAGATGGAAGTGATGTTGTGCTGGTTTACTCAGTCCCTCCGGAAGAAGTCACTGGAACTCATATCAAGCAATTGGTTGGATTTGAAAGGGTTTTTTTACAAGCAAACGAGAGCAAGAATGTCAAGTTTGTGCTTAATGCTTGTCAGAGCTTGAACATTGTTGATGTCTCGGGTTATAGACTTTTGCCATCTGGTTCCCATAAAATTGTAGTGGGAGATAATGTAATATCAATTCCCGTAAAAGTTAGTTATAGTCTATAA
- the LOC18603750 gene encoding probable beta-D-xylosidase 5: MLGLNMDEFAYCDKSLPYDVRAKDLVDSMSLVEKAEQMGDNTSVGIPRIGLPPYKWWSEALHGVADTGRSTKFDSVVPSATSFPTVILTTASFNQTLWKTIGQVVSTEARAMYNLGRAGLTFWSPNINVVRDPRWGRTLETPGEDPFVVGLYAVNYVRGLQDIEGQDNTSDPNSRPLKVSACCKHFAAYDVENYLGLDRLHFDAKVAEQDMVETFNRPFEMCVKDGDVSSVMCSFNRVNGIPTCADSYLLKKLVREDWNLHGYVVADCDSIAEIVKSHKWLDDTWEDASAQVLKAGMDLDCGDSYKYLPSAVSQGKVREADMDKSLNYLYVVLMRLGFFDGIPALASLGKKDICSEENIELAAEAARQGIVLLKNDNETLPLDATEIKSLALIGPHANATDAMIGNYAGIPCKFISPLEGFSAFGQVTYEMGCAEMKCQNDSMINSAVNASKQADATLLFVGLNLDLEAEWIDRKDLLLPGYQTQLVTEVAEASKGPVILVIMSATVVDISFAKINPKIKSIIWAGYPGEQGGRAIADVAFGNYNPGGRLPLTWYEANYVDKLPMTSMALRPVGDYPGRTYKFFNGSTVYPFGYGLSYTNFTYEHKFEEMSINITLNRLQHCHNLTYLDENYQQDCPSVSIDDLACKDEIAFDVTVQNIGQKDGSDVVMVYSVPPKEINGTHIKQLVGFERVDLKAKESKKVNFGLNACQSLNIVDVSGYKLLASGLHNIVVGDNALQIPVQVNYNR, from the exons ATGCTTGGGTTGAATATGGATGAGTTTGCATATTGTGATAAATCTCTTCCATATGATGTCAGGGCCAAGGACCTGGTGGATAGTATGAGCTTGGTTGAGAAGGCCGAGCAAATGGGAGACAACACCAGTGTTGGTATCCCAAGGATTGGATTACCACCATACAAATGGTGGTCCGAGGCACTACATGGCGTGGCTGATACTGGACGCTCCACTAAGTTTGACTCGGTTGTTCCTAGTGCAACAAGTTTTCCAACTGTTATACTTACCACCGCATCCTTCAATCAGACACTTTGGAAAACCATTGGCCag GTTGTTTCAACAGAAGCAAGAGCCATGTATAATTTAGGACGAGCGGGTTTGACATTTTGGAGTCCTAACATCAATGTGGTGAGAGATCCTAGATGGGGAAGAACTCTGGAGACACCAGGAGAAGATCCATTTGTGGTTGGCCTGTATGCGGTTAACTACGTAAGAGGGTTGCAAGATATTGAAGGACAAGACAACACTAGTGATCCAAATTCTAGACCTCTCAAAGTTTCTGCATGTTGTAAGCATTTCGCTGCTTATGATGTTGAAAATTATCTTGGTCTCGATCGACTTCATTTTGATGCAAAG gTGGCTGAACAAGATATGGTGGAGACTTTTAATAGACCTTTTGAGATGTGTGTCAAAGATGGCGATGTTAGCAGTGTTATGTGTTCTTTTAATCGTGTCAATGGCATTCCAACTTGTGCTGATTCTtatcttttgaaaaaattagtTAGAGAAGACTGGAATTTGCATGG atATGTAGTAGCAGATTGTGACTCCATTGCAGAAATCGTGAAAAGTCATAAATGGCTTGATGACACATGGGAAGATGCTTCAGCTCAAGTGCTTAAAGCAG GTATGGATTTGGACTGTGGAGATTCCTACAAGTATCTTCCAAGCGCAGTGAGTCAAGGGAAAGTTAGAGAGGCTGATATGGATAAGTCACTCAACTATCTTTATGTAGTACTCATGAGACTAGGGTTTTTTGATGGAATTCCGGCGTTGGCATCACTTGGCAAAAAGGACATATGTTCAGAAGAAAACATTGAATTGGCAGCCGAAGCAGCTAGACAAGGGATTGTGCTTCTCAAGAATGATAATGAAACTTTGCCATTAGACGCTACAGAGATTAAATCCCTAGCACTCATCGGGCCACATGCCAATGCGACTGATGCAATGATTGGGAATTATGCAG GTATTCCATGCAAGTTCATTTCTCCACTTGAGGGCTTCTCTGCATTTGGACAAGTGACttatgaaatgggatgtgctGAAATGAAATGCCAGAATGATAGCATGATAAACTCTGCTGTCAATGCCTCAAAACAAGCGGATGCTACTTTACTTTTTGTAGGGTTAAATTTAGACCTAGAGGCCGAATGgattgatcgaaaagatctTCTCCTTCCTGGTTATCAAACTCAGCTAGTCACTGAAGTTGCTGAAGCTTCGAAAGGTCCAGTTATTCTTGTCATCATGTCTGCCACTGTCGTCGACATTTCTTTTGCTAAAATCAACCCCAAAATCAAATCCATTATATGGGCTGGATATCCTGGTGAACAAGGTGGTCGTGCTATTGCTGATGTTGCTTTCGGAAATTACAATCCTg GAGGAAGGTTGCCACTTACATGGTACGAGGCTAACTATGTTGATAAACTGCCAATGACATCCATGGCTTTAAGGCCAGTTGGTGACTATCCTGGGAGAACGTACAAGTTCTTCAATGGCTCAACAGTTTATCCTTTTGGTTATGGATTAAGTTATACAAACTTCACATATGAGcataaatttgaagaaatgtCAATCAACATAACATTGAACAGACTCCAACACTGTCATAACTTAACTTATTTGGATGAAAATTATCAACAAGATTGTCCTTCAGTTTCGATTGATGATTTAGCATGCAAGGATGAGATTGCGTTTGACGTCACAGTACAGAATATAGGACAAAAAGATGGAAGTGATGTTGTGATGGTGTACTCAGTTCCTCCAAAAGAAATCAATGGAACTCATATCAAGCAGCTAGTTGGATTTGAAAGGGTtgatttaaaagcaaaagagagCAAGAAGGTGAACTTTGGGCTTAATGCTTGTCAAAGCTTGAACATTGTTGATGTCTCTGGCTATAAGCTTTTGGCGTCTGGTTTGCATAATATTGTGGTGGGAGATAATGCACTACAAATTCCAGTCCAAGTCAATTATAACCGgtag